A single genomic interval of Bacteroidota bacterium harbors:
- a CDS encoding tautomerase family protein: MIVIYGIKEKLNPIKAMLSDVIHNCMQSVLGFPEDKRAHRFMPMDKTDFYYPGGRSDAYTVIEINMMAGRQIATQKQLIYTLFKEIKNKLAIDPVDIEIIIKEQAHHQWGFRGMTGDDANDLSYRVNV; this comes from the coding sequence ATGATTGTTATTTACGGCATTAAGGAGAAGCTCAATCCGATTAAAGCCATGCTGTCTGATGTGATCCACAATTGCATGCAATCTGTACTTGGCTTTCCGGAAGACAAACGCGCCCACCGATTTATGCCGATGGACAAAACTGATTTCTATTACCCAGGTGGACGATCAGATGCTTACACGGTCATTGAGATTAACATGATGGCGGGCCGGCAAATTGCAACACAGAAGCAATTGATTTATACCTTGTTTAAGGAAATCAAAAATAAACTGGCTATTGATCCTGTTGATATAGAGATTATAATCAAAGAACAGGCACATCACCAATGGGGCTTCCGTGGCATGACCGGCGACGATGCCAATGACCTCAGCTACCGCGTTAATGTTTGA
- a CDS encoding nucleoside hydrolase-like domain-containing protein produces the protein MTELIYKHLFLRATLLVMLAGCAAEAPNTTDHLQEKPRVVVTTDPELDDFNSLLRYLLYSTDFQTEGLIYASSQFHWKGDGTGKTWKVEGREYTRFGLDICPCTSWRWAEDDRFIHEAVETYAEVYDNLIVHNPDYPAPSELLAKIKIGNIEFDGDISKDTPGSDLIKSLLLDNDDTPLYLLAWGGQSTIGRALKSIQEQYAEADNWDAIQLSVSEKAIIQAYGDQDDVYATYIQPNWPDIEFREMANSTYGYGARGSVLPEDLHILSAAWTATNVSSQGPMGARYRVWGDGVQMVKDDIFDYFGLDGYTDEELRAMGYIVWMPVQEKGSWISEGDTPTFMNLINNGLRGYEDASYGGWGGRNSEDVGPNGSDQEYTRARFFGAAQHDFASRLKWSVTSVFEDANHEPVVNLTGPHTITAKPGDTITLQASVSDPDGDTVATRWWQYIEADSYTGEVSIESTDALTATVQIPTDAVPGCNIHLILEATDDGMPALTRYQRVVVTVAL, from the coding sequence ATGACTGAATTGATTTACAAACACCTATTTCTTCGCGCTACACTTCTTGTAATGTTGGCCGGCTGCGCCGCTGAAGCACCAAACACAACAGATCATTTACAGGAAAAACCCCGTGTTGTTGTCACAACCGACCCTGAACTCGACGATTTCAATTCGCTCCTCAGGTACCTGCTCTACAGTACAGATTTCCAGACCGAGGGTCTGATTTATGCGAGTAGCCAGTTCCACTGGAAAGGCGACGGTACCGGCAAAACCTGGAAAGTGGAAGGCAGGGAATACACACGCTTTGGTCTCGACATTTGCCCCTGCACTTCGTGGCGCTGGGCTGAAGATGACCGGTTTATCCATGAGGCTGTTGAAACGTATGCGGAAGTATATGATAACCTCATTGTACACAACCCAGACTACCCCGCGCCATCCGAATTACTCGCCAAAATCAAAATTGGCAATATTGAGTTTGACGGCGACATTTCGAAAGACACACCGGGATCAGACTTGATTAAGTCGCTACTCCTCGACAATGATGACACGCCTCTGTATCTGCTTGCCTGGGGCGGACAAAGCACGATCGGCCGGGCCTTGAAATCGATTCAGGAGCAGTACGCTGAAGCTGATAACTGGGATGCTATCCAACTGAGCGTATCTGAGAAAGCCATCATTCAAGCCTATGGCGACCAGGACGATGTCTATGCAACCTACATTCAGCCCAATTGGCCGGACATCGAATTCAGGGAAATGGCTAACAGTACGTACGGCTATGGTGCACGCGGCTCGGTACTGCCTGAAGACCTTCATATTCTCAGCGCAGCCTGGACAGCGACCAATGTCTCCAGTCAGGGCCCTATGGGCGCCCGTTACCGGGTGTGGGGTGACGGTGTTCAGATGGTGAAAGATGATATTTTCGATTACTTCGGCCTGGATGGATACACCGACGAAGAACTGCGGGCGATGGGCTACATCGTCTGGATGCCCGTTCAGGAAAAGGGATCGTGGATTTCGGAAGGTGACACGCCGACGTTTATGAATCTTATAAACAATGGGTTGCGCGGGTACGAAGATGCAAGCTATGGTGGCTGGGGTGGTCGCAACAGTGAAGATGTAGGCCCCAACGGATCTGATCAAGAATACACACGGGCCCGCTTTTTTGGTGCAGCACAACATGATTTTGCCAGCCGGCTCAAGTGGTCTGTTACATCAGTTTTCGAAGATGCCAACCACGAGCCAGTCGTAAACCTAACTGGACCGCACACCATCACCGCAAAACCGGGTGATACCATCACGTTGCAAGCATCTGTTAGCGATCCTGACGGAGATACCGTGGCTACGCGGTGGTGGCAATACATTGAAGCAGACAGCTATACGGGTGAAGTCTCCATTGAATCAACAGATGCTTTGACGGCTACCGTTCAAATTCCGACTGACGCTGTGCCTGGCTGCAACATTCACTTGATTCTGGAAGCTACAGATGATGGCATGCCGGCGCTTACGCGTTACCAGCGGGTCGTTGTTACTGTTGCGCTTTAG